From a single Brassica oleracea var. oleracea cultivar TO1000 chromosome C5, BOL, whole genome shotgun sequence genomic region:
- the LOC106344269 gene encoding dirigent protein 25-like, which yields MPTISPGPLPTAGSGSFASASSGGPATGITSGTGLASGGSLTTLTGSGPLPTTGSGSLPVASSGPLPTTGTGSLPTTGSGPFPVASSGPLPGAGSGPLPAVGSGATATGAGSATGGSVPDLDHSLVFFMHDILGGSNPTARAVTGVVANPALSGQLPFAKPNGANLPVNNGVPSNNNNNGILNNNNVPLLVGLGGTTSSILQNDGNNLLNSLPVATGGQLPSGSSLQMLMFETMTVMDNELTEGHELGSGLLGKAQGFYVASAVDGTSQTMAFTAMFESGGYEDSISFFGVHRTAAPVHRWVRDSSGVYRLSFLLVLCSFLSSITKVCCSLS from the coding sequence ATGCCTACCATAAGTCCTGGTCCGTTACCAACTGCTGGTTCAGGCTCCTTCGCCAGTGCTAGTTCAGGAGGACCTGCAACTGGTATCACTTCAGGTACTGGTCTAGCCTCAGGTGGTTCCTTGACTACTTTAACTGGCTCCGGACCTCTACCAACCACTGGTTCTGGTTCTTTACCGGTTGCTAGTTCAGGTCCCTTGCCCACTACTGGCACTGGTTCTCTACCAACCACCGGTTCTGGTCCTTTTCCGGTTGCTAGTTCTGGTCCTTTGCCTGGTGCTGGTTCAGGGCCTTTGCCGGCTGTTGGTTCAGGTGCCACAGCCACGGGTGCAGGTTCAGCGACCGGTGGTTCAGTTCCCGACCTCGACCACTCCTTGGTTTTCTTTATGCACGATATACTCGGTGGCTCAAATCCGACAGCCAGAGCTGTGACTGGAGTCGTTGCAAACCCAGCTCTCAGTGGCCAACTTCCATTTGCCAAGCCCAATGGCGCAAACCTCCCTGTCAACAACGGCGTTCCATCGAACAACAACAACAACGGAATCCTCAACAACAACAACGTCCCTCTCCTCGTCGGGCTGGGCGGAACCACTTCCAGCATTCTACAGAACGACGGTAACAACCTCTTGAACAGTCTCCCCGTGGCCACCGGTGGTCAGCTCCCATCGGGTTCGTCTCTCCAGATGCTCATGTTTGAAACAATGACGGTGATGGACAACGAGCTAACCGAAGGGCATGAACTCGGGTCAGGTCTGCTTGGTAAAGCACAGGGCTTCTACGTGGCCAGCGCCGTTGATGGAACCAGCCAGACAATGGCTTTTACGGCAATGTTTGAGAGTGGTGGTTATGAAGATAGCATAAGTTTCTTCGGTGTACACAGAACGGCTGCACCAGTTCACAGATGGGTTAGAGACAGTTCTGGAGTGTACCGTTTATCTTTCTTACTAGTTTTATGTTCTTTCTTGTCCTCTATTACTAAAGTTTGTTGTTCTCTTTCATAG
- the LOC106296064 gene encoding exocyst complex component EXO70B1 has translation MVLLKPSAFSKSPKLAPPQQGGFSDSLIGDTVEAADAFIRQWVSPHLYDSSSTSCSLSSLFSAENRGEGRRFLDVLAKLHYAIQSAGLVNPDSAKLAQARELMQTAMKYLEKEFYRVLKSNRRFLDSESISGLSCNEKAEVNADAEAIEDLKMIANCMISSGYEKDCVKIYKKLRRKMIVEALSNLGCEKLTSAQMQKLEWETLEKKIKGWVRLAKVAFVTLFNGERILCDRIFSTSSSSSSSSVSIAESTFIDITLQSALKLFVFPITVAKCRKTAEKIFPTLDVYQTILHVIPQIEQIFSYDSTASVRSQAAESLEKLGESVNAMMIEFQSSITKESSKSPIPGGGVHQLTRYVMNFIVFLADYSDSLTVIIKDKESSLPLPEDYYNNGNNEENPENAGSPMAARLAWLILVLLCKIDAKSRLYSDAALSYLFLANNLHYVLIKVRTSNLKVVLGDDWVANHEVKVTQYLEKYEKMAWGDVIASLPGVSTAAAKAEEALRRFNKAFEETYKKHKNWVVPDPKLRDEIKASIASKLMGGYTGFYKEYPVGSSDIVRFTPEDLNGYISDLYIGLRGSVPVSTN, from the coding sequence ATGGTGCTCTTGAAACCTTCTGCGTTTTCAAAATCACCTAAGCTCGCTCCTCCACAGCAAGGCGGCTTCTCCGACTCTCTAATCGGTGATACTGTCGAGGCAGCTGATGCTTTTATACGCCAATGGGTCTCACCACACCTCTACGACTCTTCCTCCACTTCCTGCAGCCTCTCTTCCCTTTTCTCCGCGGAGAACCGCGGAGAAGGAAGACGCTTCCTCGACGTCCTGGCCAAGTTACACTACGCTATTCAGAGCGCCGGGTTGGTGAATCCGGACTCCGCTAAGCTAGCTCAAGCGCGTGAGTTGATGCAGACGGCCATGAAGTATTTGGAAAAGGAGTTTTATCGCGTTTTGAAATCGAACCGCCGGTTTTTAGATTCGGAATCTATCTCTGGTTTGTCATGTAACGAGAAAGCAGAAGTAAATGCTGATGCTGAGGCTATCGAGGATTTGAAGATGATAGCTAACTGCATGATCTCATCTGGTTACGAGAAGGATTGTGTTAAGATTTATAAGAAACTCAGAAGAAAGATGATCGTCGAGGCCTTGTCTAACCTAGGATGCGAGAAGTTAACATCTGCGCAGATGCAGAAGCTAGAATGGGAGACTCTCGAGAAGAAGATCAAAGGTTGGGTGAGGCTTGCTAAAGTAGCATTCGTGACTCTCTTTAACGGCGAACGAATCCTCTGCGATCGCATCTTCTCCACCTCCTCCTCATCCTCATCCTCCTCCGTCTCCATCGCTGAGTCTACATTCATTGACATTACGCTACAGAGCGCGCTGAAGCTCTTCGTCTTCCCGATAACCGTCGCGAAATGCAGGAAGACCGCGGAGAAGATCTTCCCAACGCTCGACGTTTACCAGACGATCTTGCACGTTATCCCCCAAATCGAGCAGATCTTCAGCTACGATTCGACCGCCTCCGTGCGATCGCAGGCGGCTGAGTCTCTAGAGAAGCTCGGCGAGTCCGTGAACGCGATGATGATCGAGTTCCAATCGTCGATCACGAAAGAGTCTTCCAAATCGCCGATTCCCGGCGGCGGAGTCCATCAGCTCACGAGGTACGTCATGAACTTCATCGTCTTCCTCGCTGACTACAGCGACTCGCTCACGGTTATAATCAAGGATAAGGAGTCCTCGTTGCCGTTACCGGAGGATTACTATAACAACGGCAACAACGAAGAGAATCCAGAAAACGCTGGATCTCCGATGGCGGCGAGGCTCGCGTGGCTGATACTCGTCTTGCTCTGCAAAATCGACGCCAAATCTCGTCTCTACAGCGACGCGGCGCTCTCGTATCTCTTCCTCGCCAACAACCTCCACTACGTCTTGATCAAGGTGCGCACGTCGAATCTCAAGGTCGTTCTGGGAGACGACTGGGTGGCGAATCACGAGGTCAAGGTGACTCAGTACCTCGAGAAGTACGAGAAAATGGCGTGGGGCGATGTGATCGCGTCGCTCCCTGGGGTTTCGACGGCCGCGGCGAAGGCCGAGGAGGCTCTCAGACGGTTCAACAAGGCGTTTGAGGAGACGTACAAGAAGCATAAGAACTGGGTCGTACCCGACCCGAAATTGAGAGACGAAATCAAAGCGTCTATAGCGAGTAAGCTCATGGGCGGGTATACGGGTTTCTATAAAGAGTATCCGGTCGGGTCTTCGGATATTGTCAGATTTACCCCTGAAGATCTCAATGGTTACATATCCGACTTGTATATCGGCTTGAGAGGATCCGTGCCCGTATCCACAAACTAA